One genomic segment of Amycolatopsis sp. Hca4 includes these proteins:
- a CDS encoding alpha-E domain-containing protein produces the protein MLARNAESLYWIGRYVERADDTSRILNVSVHQLLEDATVDPDHASRQLLAVLGIDPAGAEDLDVWKLTELVAYGKDNPASIVGSINSARENTRGAREVVSTELWECLNATWNAVPDRQRYARRAGPHAFLSFVEERAAMFAGLADSTMSRDDGWLFMVLGRSIERADMVVRLLLSRVADRASSPGWITVLRSAGAQDTYLRTYRGALDAGRVVQFLLRDTLFPRSVFHALRQAEECLQRLDPGGGSRSNEKSEALRELGRARSELEFLRPSELLTDLPRRLAGLQTSIRDIGEAVSMQYFSTSPWVAWSGAEVSL, from the coding sequence ATGCTCGCCCGCAACGCGGAGTCGCTGTACTGGATCGGCCGGTACGTCGAACGCGCCGACGACACCTCCCGCATCCTCAACGTCTCGGTCCACCAGCTGCTCGAAGACGCCACCGTCGACCCGGACCACGCGAGCCGCCAGCTGCTGGCCGTCCTGGGCATCGACCCGGCGGGCGCGGAGGACCTCGACGTGTGGAAGCTGACCGAGCTGGTGGCGTACGGGAAGGACAACCCGGCGTCGATCGTCGGCTCGATCAACTCGGCGCGCGAGAACACGCGCGGCGCTCGTGAAGTCGTCTCGACCGAGCTGTGGGAGTGCCTGAACGCGACGTGGAACGCGGTGCCCGACCGGCAGCGCTACGCGCGGCGAGCCGGACCGCACGCGTTCCTGTCCTTCGTGGAGGAGCGCGCGGCAATGTTCGCCGGGCTGGCCGATTCGACGATGTCGCGGGACGACGGCTGGCTGTTCATGGTGCTCGGCCGCTCGATCGAACGCGCCGACATGGTGGTCCGGCTGCTGCTGTCCCGGGTCGCGGACCGCGCGTCCTCGCCCGGCTGGATCACCGTGCTGCGTTCGGCCGGCGCGCAGGACACGTACCTGCGCACCTACCGGGGCGCGCTGGACGCCGGCCGGGTCGTGCAGTTCCTGTTGCGCGACACGCTGTTCCCGCGTTCGGTGTTCCACGCGCTGCGGCAGGCCGAGGAGTGCCTGCAGCGGCTCGACCCCGGCGGCGGCTCGCGCAGCAACGAGAAGTCCGAGGCCCTGCGCGAGCTCGGCCGCGCCCGCAGCGAGCTGGAGTTCCTCCGCCCGTCGGAGCTGCTCACCGACCTGCCGCGGCGGCTGGCGGGGCTGCAGACGTCGATCAGGGACATCGGGGAAGCGGTTTCGATGCAGTACTTCAGCACGTCGCCGTGGGTGGCGTGGAGCGGCGCGGAGGTTTCGCTGTGA
- a CDS encoding ABC transporter substrate-binding protein yields the protein MARGTQLKAIALLPAFALVGLTVACGAGGSGAGNVGSSSSAPAAGTGTGDTGAVAKDDALAALVPADVKADGKIVVGQDQSYPPNEFVDNGKPAGFDVDLGTAIGQVLGVQFDFQNAAFDGIIPGIGAKKYELAMSSFSINAERLQSVDMISYYSAGTSLAVLKGNPDGLKADDLCGKKVAVQKGTTQVEDLDKKNAACTGSGKPAIEVTQLQAQTDVNLALTAKRVQGELADSPVIDYAVKQTNGQLESVGAPYDTAPYGIVLPKNSGDYGKAIQGAIQKLIDSGAYKKILDKWGLNAAGAVTKSEINPAS from the coding sequence GTGGCCCGAGGAACCCAGCTCAAGGCGATCGCCCTGCTGCCTGCGTTCGCCCTGGTCGGCTTGACCGTGGCGTGCGGCGCGGGAGGGAGCGGCGCGGGCAACGTCGGCAGCAGCAGCTCTGCTCCTGCCGCGGGCACCGGAACGGGTGACACGGGTGCGGTCGCCAAGGACGACGCGCTGGCCGCCCTGGTGCCCGCCGACGTGAAGGCGGACGGCAAGATCGTGGTCGGCCAGGACCAGAGCTACCCGCCGAACGAGTTCGTCGACAACGGCAAGCCGGCCGGCTTCGACGTCGACCTCGGCACCGCCATCGGCCAGGTGCTCGGCGTCCAGTTCGACTTCCAGAACGCCGCCTTCGACGGCATCATCCCGGGCATCGGGGCCAAGAAGTACGAGCTGGCGATGTCCTCGTTCAGCATCAACGCCGAGCGGCTGCAGTCGGTCGACATGATCTCCTACTACAGCGCGGGCACCTCGCTGGCCGTGCTGAAGGGCAACCCGGACGGCCTCAAGGCCGACGACCTGTGCGGCAAGAAGGTCGCTGTCCAGAAGGGCACCACGCAGGTCGAGGACCTCGACAAGAAGAACGCGGCCTGCACCGGCTCGGGCAAGCCCGCCATCGAGGTCACGCAGCTGCAGGCCCAGACCGACGTCAACCTGGCCCTCACCGCCAAGCGCGTGCAGGGCGAGCTGGCCGATTCCCCGGTCATCGACTACGCGGTCAAGCAGACCAACGGCCAGCTCGAGTCGGTCGGCGCGCCCTACGACACGGCGCCCTACGGCATCGTGCTGCCGAAGAACAGCGGTGACTACGGCAAGGCCATCCAGGGCGCGATCCAGAAGCTGATCGACAGCGGCGCGTACAAGAAGATCCTGGACAAGTGGGGTCTCAACGCCGCCGGCGCGGTCACCAAGTCGGAGATCAACCCGGCTTCCTGA
- a CDS encoding amino acid ABC transporter permease: MSSSEAPPTEAPIDAEPIKAVPVRHYGRWVAGVVILFLAFIVIRSVITNDALQWPVVGDYLFDDRVLRGLQNTLILTVISMLIGIVGGILLAVMRLSPNPLTSGAAAIYIWLFRGTPLITQLVIWNFLALAYPRLGLGIPFGPEFVSWDTNQLITQFTASLLGLGLNEAAYMAEIVRGGIQSVDSGQLEAASALGMSRTKTLRRIILPQAMRVIIPPTGNETISMLKTTSLVVAIGYFELMVAVQTIYSQNYKTVPLLITAAAWYLFMTSVLTLVQIQIEKRFARGTSRDIAQKTGWAGRMLGFRFGSGGSGGGTR, encoded by the coding sequence GTGAGTTCCTCCGAAGCGCCTCCGACCGAGGCGCCGATCGACGCCGAGCCCATCAAGGCCGTCCCGGTGCGCCACTACGGGCGCTGGGTGGCCGGGGTGGTCATCCTCTTCCTGGCGTTCATCGTGATCCGCAGCGTGATCACGAACGACGCACTGCAGTGGCCGGTCGTCGGGGACTACCTCTTCGACGACCGGGTGCTGCGGGGCCTGCAGAACACCCTGATCCTGACCGTCATCTCGATGCTGATCGGGATCGTCGGCGGGATCCTGCTGGCCGTGATGCGGCTGTCCCCGAACCCGCTGACCTCGGGGGCGGCGGCCATCTACATCTGGCTGTTCCGGGGGACGCCGCTGATCACGCAGCTGGTGATCTGGAACTTCCTGGCGCTGGCCTACCCGCGCCTCGGCCTGGGCATCCCGTTCGGGCCGGAGTTCGTCAGCTGGGACACCAACCAGCTGATCACGCAGTTCACCGCGTCCCTGCTCGGCCTCGGGCTCAACGAGGCCGCGTACATGGCGGAGATCGTGCGCGGCGGCATCCAGTCGGTCGACTCCGGCCAGCTGGAAGCGGCGAGCGCGCTGGGCATGAGCCGGACGAAGACCCTGCGGCGGATCATCCTGCCGCAGGCGATGCGGGTGATCATCCCGCCGACCGGCAACGAGACGATCTCCATGCTGAAGACGACGTCGCTGGTCGTGGCGATCGGGTACTTCGAGCTGATGGTCGCCGTGCAGACCATCTACTCGCAGAACTACAAGACGGTCCCGCTGCTCATCACGGCGGCCGCCTGGTACCTGTTCATGACCTCGGTGCTGACCCTGGTCCAGATCCAGATCGAGAAGCGCTTCGCGCGGGGCACTTCGCGGGACATCGCGCAGAAGACCGGGTGGGCGGGCCGGATGCTGGGCTTCCGGTTCGGCTCCGGCGGCAGCGGCGGAGGTACGCGGTAA
- a CDS encoding amino acid ABC transporter ATP-binding protein: MAPVVSAQKICKSFGSVDVLKGIDLEVHEREVLCLIGPSGSGKSTLLRCINHLEKIDAGRLYVDGVLVGYRQRGDKLHELREKEVAFQRKDIGMVFQRFNLFPHMTALENVMEAPIQVRREPKARVRQRAHELLERVGLADKAKNYPAQLSGGQQQRVAIARALAMQPKLMLFDEPTSALDPELVGDVLGVMKQLAKDGMTMVVVTHEMQFAREVADKVLFMDGGVVVEEGPPDQVIGNPREERTKSFLARVLNPNA; encoded by the coding sequence ATGGCTCCAGTGGTTTCCGCGCAGAAGATCTGCAAGAGCTTCGGCAGCGTCGACGTCCTCAAGGGCATCGACCTCGAGGTGCACGAACGCGAGGTGCTCTGCCTGATCGGGCCGTCCGGCTCGGGCAAGTCGACGCTGTTGCGCTGCATCAACCACCTCGAGAAGATCGACGCCGGACGGCTCTACGTCGACGGCGTGCTGGTCGGGTACCGGCAGCGCGGCGACAAGCTGCACGAGCTGCGCGAGAAAGAGGTCGCGTTCCAGCGCAAGGACATCGGCATGGTGTTCCAGCGCTTCAACCTCTTCCCGCACATGACGGCGCTCGAGAACGTCATGGAGGCGCCGATCCAGGTTCGTCGCGAGCCGAAGGCCCGGGTCCGGCAGCGGGCGCACGAGCTGCTGGAGCGGGTCGGCCTCGCCGACAAGGCGAAGAACTACCCGGCGCAGCTGTCCGGCGGGCAGCAGCAGCGGGTCGCGATCGCCAGGGCGCTGGCGATGCAGCCGAAGCTGATGCTGTTCGACGAGCCGACGTCCGCGCTGGACCCGGAGCTCGTCGGCGACGTCCTCGGCGTGATGAAGCAGCTCGCCAAGGACGGCATGACCATGGTCGTCGTCACCCACGAGATGCAGTTCGCGCGTGAGGTGGCGGACAAGGTCCTGTTCATGGACGGCGGGGTCGTCGTCGAAGAAGGACCGCCCGACCAAGTCATCGGGAACCCGCGCGAGGAGCGGACCAAGTCCTTCCTGGCCCGGGTGCTGAACCCGAACGCCTGA
- a CDS encoding oxidoreductase has product MTTESALPPLDPFAGIPDRRYEVKASELLKPGNAGLMRWRRQATNAPIVYVEDAYITGTLDLRAADLKYLFRFERCRFEQPPDVREANLLGLVFRKCWLPGLKARNMRSRNDVRLIRSVVQVDGDRREIEETTVQRGDDRERGMPNAAVNLTDAVIEGSMVLTRTVISHPHGKAIQADRLVLTGALLAYRMVANGEVRLPGLRTGGNVNFSGATLNNPDGFALNGNGLHIGGSLLCEVDNYGPASQRKRFSATGIMYLPSATVDSDISLREAKLTVSQHGPIAVDAWKSNDPYIDPRPALVADRLRVDGNVELSDGLQALGTLRMVNARIGGSLRLAGAEIRVERGKTVPYYDRALHLDGTEIGGDIEATSLRVPTGQLRLADVTVGGNFLAWNSMFRHPGRDVFSARRSKIAGNFQLTDATIHGTLRLQGVDVGGSINLAGTRLTDPGSRATSSYSLDVRTGRVGRDLTLRDNNGRPFVAEGGVNLDGAQVARRVDLRGSQLGSLPPFNVALDAGDVASDEFILTPSSPPAGRVVLRRAHCGTLSDNKQFWAASEGIELEDFRYDALKRGIPLDDDKALDERIELLRSAMRGYRPGPYDQLAHMLRAAGNEEHASTVALRKQQFRYEALARGFKFFGPGVRLWSWLQRSMVGYGYRPVRALGWLLALLVLGSLWFGLGTDDCVNWKPTDQAHQIIANGDRCVVNQQDTGLQWNPVIYTADLLVPIVDFGNKSRWYMHGTDNWVAAGFTASGWILASTVAAGVSRMLRRDS; this is encoded by the coding sequence TTGACGACCGAAAGCGCGCTGCCCCCTCTCGACCCGTTCGCGGGCATTCCCGATCGCCGTTACGAGGTCAAGGCCTCCGAGCTGCTGAAACCCGGCAACGCGGGCCTGATGCGCTGGCGGCGGCAGGCCACGAACGCCCCGATCGTCTACGTCGAGGACGCCTACATCACCGGCACGCTCGACCTGCGGGCCGCGGACCTGAAGTACCTGTTCCGGTTCGAGCGGTGCCGGTTCGAGCAGCCGCCGGACGTGCGCGAGGCGAACCTGCTCGGGCTGGTGTTCCGCAAGTGCTGGCTGCCCGGGCTCAAGGCCCGCAACATGCGCAGCCGCAACGACGTCCGGCTGATCCGCAGCGTCGTGCAGGTCGACGGCGACCGGCGGGAGATCGAAGAGACGACGGTCCAGCGCGGCGACGACCGCGAACGCGGCATGCCGAACGCCGCGGTCAACCTGACCGACGCGGTGATCGAGGGCTCGATGGTCCTCACCCGCACGGTGATCTCGCACCCGCACGGCAAGGCGATCCAGGCCGACCGGCTCGTGCTGACCGGCGCGTTGCTGGCCTACCGGATGGTCGCGAACGGCGAGGTCCGGCTCCCCGGCCTGCGGACCGGCGGTAACGTCAACTTTTCCGGCGCCACGCTCAACAACCCGGACGGCTTCGCGCTCAACGGCAACGGCCTGCACATCGGCGGCAGCCTGCTGTGCGAGGTGGACAACTACGGACCGGCCAGCCAGCGCAAGCGGTTCTCCGCCACCGGGATCATGTACCTGCCGAGCGCCACGGTGGACAGCGACATCTCGCTGCGCGAGGCGAAGCTGACGGTGTCGCAGCACGGGCCGATCGCCGTCGACGCGTGGAAGTCCAACGACCCGTACATCGACCCGCGGCCGGCTCTGGTCGCCGACCGGCTGCGCGTCGACGGCAACGTCGAGCTGTCCGACGGCCTGCAGGCGCTGGGCACGTTGCGCATGGTCAACGCCCGGATCGGCGGCTCGCTGCGGCTGGCCGGTGCCGAGATCCGCGTCGAGCGCGGCAAGACGGTCCCGTACTACGACCGGGCCCTGCACCTCGACGGCACCGAGATCGGCGGCGACATCGAGGCGACCAGCCTGCGCGTGCCGACCGGGCAGCTGCGCCTGGCCGACGTCACCGTTGGCGGCAACTTCCTGGCCTGGAACTCGATGTTCCGCCACCCCGGCCGGGACGTCTTCTCCGCCCGCCGCTCGAAGATCGCCGGCAACTTCCAGCTCACCGACGCCACCATCCACGGCACGCTGCGCCTGCAGGGTGTGGACGTCGGCGGCAGCATCAACCTGGCCGGCACCCGGCTGACCGACCCGGGCAGCCGCGCGACCAGCAGTTATTCGCTCGACGTCCGCACCGGCCGGGTCGGCCGCGACCTGACGCTGCGCGACAACAACGGCCGCCCGTTCGTGGCGGAGGGCGGCGTGAACCTCGACGGCGCCCAGGTCGCCCGCCGCGTGGACCTGCGCGGCTCCCAGCTCGGGTCGCTGCCGCCGTTCAACGTGGCCCTCGACGCGGGCGACGTCGCCTCGGACGAATTCATCCTGACGCCGAGCAGCCCCCCGGCCGGCCGGGTCGTGCTCCGGCGCGCCCACTGCGGAACGCTCAGCGACAACAAGCAGTTCTGGGCGGCGTCCGAAGGCATCGAGCTGGAGGACTTCCGCTACGACGCGTTGAAGAGGGGAATCCCCCTCGACGACGACAAGGCGCTGGACGAGCGCATCGAGCTGCTGCGCAGTGCGATGCGCGGCTACCGCCCCGGCCCGTACGACCAGCTCGCGCACATGCTGCGCGCGGCGGGGAACGAAGAGCACGCCTCGACGGTCGCCCTGCGCAAGCAGCAGTTCCGGTACGAGGCCCTGGCCCGCGGCTTCAAGTTCTTCGGGCCGGGCGTCCGGTTGTGGAGCTGGCTGCAGCGTTCGATGGTCGGCTACGGCTACCGCCCGGTCCGCGCCCTCGGCTGGCTGCTCGCGCTGCTGGTGCTGGGCAGCCTGTGGTTCGGCCTGGGCACCGACGACTGCGTGAACTGGAAGCCGACGGACCAGGCACACCAGATCATCGCAAACGGCGACCGGTGCGTGGTGAACCAGCAGGACACCGGGCTGCAGTGGAACCCCGTGATCTACACGGCGGACCTGCTGGTCCCGATCGTCGACTTCGGCAACAAGTCCCGGTGGTACATGCACGGAACGGACAACTGGGTGGCGGCCGGCTTCACGGCGTCCGGCTGGATCCTGGCGAGCACCGTGGCGGCGGGCGTGAGCCGCATGCTGCGCCGGGACAGCTGA
- a CDS encoding NHL domain-containing thioredoxin family protein has protein sequence MRAPELRGDVWLNAGGRPITLAELRGRVVLLDFWTSGCINCLHVLDELRPLEAEFADVLVTIGVHSPKFLHEGERASIEAAVRRYEVHHPVVNDPAMELWSQYAVRAWPTLVVVDPEGYVVHVAAGEGHEEALRRVIADLVAKHEAKGTLRRGGSPYVPVEEQPGELRFPSKAVATAEGRVLVADTGHHAIVEFASDGETVIRRFGSGARGGQDGPFDIATFTEPSGIALLPYDIAERVGYHAVVADTAGHRLRGLDLITGEVTTVAGTGAQWRSGPDAGKATEVDLTSPWDVVWWGPAGGIVVAMAGNHTLGVFDPVGGTIRRFAGTTVEGLRDGDVGEAFFAQTSGLAVDGDKLWLVDAETSALRWIEPDGESFKVQTAIGVDLFSFGHTDGPADEALLQHPLGLAVLPGDKIAIADTYNGAVRSFDVFTRRVTTLATGLAEPQGLLLHDGELLVVESAGNRLTPLAAAEPTLVTGDAHAVRRPPTVLAPGEIDFSVVFTAPPGEKLDDRFGPSTRLEISASPPSLLADGGGTGTDLTRKIRLADGVTEGVLQVVAQAASCDDGGEHPACRITRQDWGVPVRVEDGGERELNLVMAGAPRTGE, from the coding sequence GTGCGCGCCCCCGAGCTGCGCGGCGACGTCTGGCTGAACGCCGGCGGCCGCCCGATCACCCTCGCCGAGCTGCGTGGCCGCGTCGTGCTGCTGGACTTCTGGACCAGCGGCTGCATCAACTGCCTCCACGTCCTCGACGAGCTGCGGCCGCTGGAGGCCGAGTTCGCGGACGTGCTGGTCACCATCGGTGTTCACTCGCCGAAGTTCCTGCACGAGGGCGAGCGCGCCTCGATCGAAGCCGCGGTCCGCCGCTACGAGGTGCACCACCCGGTGGTCAACGACCCCGCGATGGAGCTGTGGTCGCAGTACGCGGTCCGCGCGTGGCCGACGCTGGTCGTCGTCGACCCCGAGGGGTACGTGGTGCACGTCGCCGCGGGCGAAGGGCACGAAGAGGCGCTTCGCCGCGTCATCGCGGACCTCGTCGCGAAGCACGAGGCGAAGGGGACGCTCCGCCGCGGCGGCAGCCCGTACGTGCCGGTCGAGGAGCAGCCCGGTGAGCTGCGGTTCCCGAGCAAGGCCGTCGCCACCGCCGAGGGCCGCGTGCTGGTCGCCGACACTGGGCACCACGCGATCGTCGAGTTCGCGTCCGACGGCGAGACCGTCATCCGCCGCTTCGGCAGCGGCGCCCGCGGTGGCCAGGACGGCCCGTTCGACATCGCGACCTTCACCGAGCCGTCCGGCATCGCGCTCCTGCCGTACGACATCGCCGAGCGCGTCGGCTACCACGCCGTCGTCGCCGACACGGCCGGGCACCGGCTGCGCGGCCTGGACCTGATCACCGGCGAGGTGACGACGGTCGCGGGCACCGGCGCCCAGTGGCGCAGCGGGCCGGACGCCGGCAAGGCCACCGAGGTCGACCTCACCAGCCCGTGGGACGTCGTCTGGTGGGGCCCGGCAGGCGGGATCGTCGTCGCCATGGCCGGCAACCACACGCTGGGCGTGTTCGACCCGGTCGGCGGCACGATCCGCCGCTTCGCCGGCACGACGGTCGAAGGCCTTCGCGACGGCGACGTCGGCGAAGCGTTCTTCGCGCAGACGTCCGGCCTGGCTGTGGACGGCGACAAGCTGTGGCTGGTCGACGCGGAGACGTCGGCGCTGCGCTGGATCGAGCCCGACGGCGAGTCGTTCAAGGTGCAGACGGCGATCGGCGTCGACCTCTTCTCCTTCGGCCACACCGACGGCCCGGCCGACGAGGCGCTGCTCCAGCACCCGCTGGGCCTGGCCGTGCTGCCCGGCGACAAGATCGCGATCGCCGACACCTACAACGGCGCGGTCCGCAGCTTCGACGTGTTCACCCGCCGGGTGACCACGCTCGCCACCGGCCTCGCCGAGCCGCAGGGCCTGCTGCTGCACGACGGCGAGCTGTTGGTCGTCGAGTCCGCGGGCAACCGGCTCACCCCGCTCGCGGCGGCCGAGCCGACGCTGGTCACCGGCGACGCGCACGCGGTCCGCCGCCCGCCGACGGTGCTCGCGCCGGGCGAGATCGACTTTTCGGTGGTGTTCACGGCCCCGCCGGGCGAGAAGCTGGACGACCGCTTCGGCCCGTCGACGCGGCTGGAGATCAGCGCGTCCCCGCCGTCGCTGCTGGCCGACGGCGGCGGGACGGGAACGGACCTGACCCGCAAGATCCGCTTGGCCGACGGCGTGACGGAGGGTGTGCTGCAGGTGGTGGCCCAGGCCGCGAGCTGCGATGACGGCGGCGAGCACCCGGCGTGCCGGATCACCCGGCAGGACTGGGGCGTCCCGGTCCGCGTCGAGGACGGCGGCGAGCGTGAATTGAACCTGGTCATGGCCGGTGCACCGCGGACCGGCGAGTAA
- a CDS encoding co-chaperone GroES produces the protein MQAVSDGPKLEIQMLHDRVLVRLSPEEGERRSSGGIVIPATAQVARRLAWGDVLGVGNSVRNVKTGDRVLFNPEDQLEVEIQGEGHLVMRERDIHAVATERTEHGTGLYL, from the coding sequence ATGCAGGCCGTGTCTGACGGGCCGAAACTCGAAATCCAGATGTTGCACGACCGGGTCCTCGTGCGGCTGTCCCCGGAAGAGGGCGAGCGCCGCAGCAGCGGCGGCATCGTGATCCCCGCAACGGCGCAGGTGGCACGCCGGCTGGCGTGGGGTGATGTACTGGGCGTGGGCAACAGTGTGCGGAACGTCAAGACCGGCGACCGCGTGCTCTTCAACCCGGAGGACCAGCTCGAGGTCGAGATCCAGGGCGAGGGGCACCTGGTGATGCGCGAACGCGACATCCACGCGGTGGCGACCGAGCGCACCGAGCACGGGACGGGGCTCTACCTGTAG
- a CDS encoding VanW family protein, which yields MPTAEPSAVAEGVVADAPPPPAEPEPAEPVGGVAPGWPTAAEAPAAAAESPVADAATDVVPAWPPVVPPPAAEIFSDDLLGELLEHPAPPPAPETPARKLRKGVARTMMSIGIALGLFVILYAIDLAVSAGDVPRGVTVAGIDVGGLSHAEAEAKLRKELEPRLIRPVVVHGGDVQAELVPSRSGLGLDWPNTLGLAGHQPLSPITRIMSFFTSREVGVATRTDQNQITQAVRELADGKLNHPATEGSVGFTPVVGSDGGVTAYPVLPRQGQQLTDLAGAVHTVTDHWLDPGGVKLAMAVEPVRATAAGVEAACRQIVVPAVAKPVVVHGEGKDVPLKPATIASSFQFAAVDGGALEVRIDQGKLQAALRDPLASTETDGKDAQIVFTGDQPTVEPSEDARKVNWEKTFLPLIDVLKKTDGRDLPVVYSASSPSVTTDAASALGIKEVVGEFTTSGLTGPAETNNRTLAARVSGTIVKPGETFSLGGRSGPRTADAGYVPAPVDEDGTGPDVVGGGVSQLASTLYNAAYLAGLADAGHLEHDHYLDRYPAGRDAKAVNADGSPVELKLTNDSATGIAIQASVSGGSVTVRIWGTRHFRVEGQTGAQVPGDPPPIQFGSGGAGECRPSIGTSGFSVTDTRVLYDLGSGTELRRTSHTATYGPRPTILC from the coding sequence CTGCCGACCGCCGAGCCGTCGGCGGTGGCCGAAGGTGTTGTCGCCGACGCGCCTCCGCCACCTGCCGAGCCGGAGCCTGCGGAGCCGGTCGGTGGCGTGGCGCCCGGATGGCCCACGGCAGCCGAAGCTCCGGCGGCTGCTGCCGAGTCGCCGGTGGCCGATGCCGCCACCGATGTCGTGCCAGCCTGGCCGCCCGTTGTTCCCCCTCCGGCTGCCGAAATCTTCTCCGACGACCTGCTCGGCGAACTCCTCGAACACCCCGCGCCGCCACCCGCTCCGGAGACTCCCGCGCGGAAACTGCGCAAGGGCGTCGCCCGGACCATGATGTCCATCGGGATCGCTCTCGGCCTCTTCGTCATCCTCTACGCGATCGATCTCGCCGTCAGCGCCGGGGACGTGCCGCGTGGGGTCACCGTCGCCGGGATCGATGTCGGCGGGCTCAGCCACGCCGAGGCCGAGGCCAAGCTGCGGAAGGAGCTCGAACCGCGGCTGATCCGGCCCGTCGTCGTCCACGGTGGGGATGTGCAGGCCGAACTCGTGCCCTCGCGATCCGGGCTCGGGCTCGACTGGCCGAACACCCTCGGGCTCGCCGGGCACCAGCCGCTCAGCCCGATCACCCGGATCATGTCCTTCTTCACCAGCCGCGAGGTCGGCGTCGCCACGCGGACCGACCAGAACCAGATCACCCAGGCCGTGCGGGAGCTGGCCGACGGCAAGCTGAACCACCCCGCCACCGAAGGCTCGGTCGGGTTCACCCCCGTCGTGGGCAGCGACGGCGGCGTCACCGCCTACCCCGTCCTGCCGCGGCAGGGCCAGCAGCTCACCGATCTGGCCGGCGCCGTGCACACCGTCACCGACCACTGGCTCGACCCCGGCGGGGTCAAGCTGGCCATGGCTGTCGAGCCCGTGCGGGCGACCGCGGCCGGGGTGGAGGCTGCCTGCCGGCAGATCGTCGTGCCCGCCGTCGCGAAGCCCGTCGTCGTGCACGGAGAAGGCAAGGACGTCCCGCTGAAGCCCGCCACGATCGCGTCCTCGTTCCAGTTCGCCGCGGTCGACGGTGGTGCCCTCGAGGTCCGCATCGACCAGGGCAAGCTGCAGGCCGCGCTCCGGGACCCGCTCGCGAGCACCGAGACCGACGGCAAGGACGCCCAGATCGTCTTCACCGGCGACCAGCCGACGGTCGAGCCCTCCGAGGACGCCCGCAAGGTGAACTGGGAGAAGACCTTCCTCCCCCTGATCGACGTGCTCAAGAAGACCGACGGGCGGGACCTCCCCGTCGTCTACAGCGCGTCGTCGCCCAGCGTGACCACCGACGCCGCCAGCGCGCTCGGCATCAAGGAGGTCGTCGGCGAGTTCACCACCTCCGGCCTGACCGGCCCGGCCGAGACGAACAACCGCACGCTCGCCGCCCGCGTGTCCGGCACCATCGTCAAGCCCGGCGAGACGTTCAGCCTCGGCGGCCGCTCCGGCCCGCGCACCGCCGACGCCGGCTACGTGCCCGCCCCGGTCGACGAAGACGGCACCGGCCCGGACGTGGTCGGCGGCGGCGTCTCCCAGCTGGCGTCCACTTTGTACAACGCCGCCTATCTCGCCGGCCTGGCCGACGCCGGCCACCTCGAGCACGACCACTACCTCGACCGCTACCCCGCCGGCCGCGACGCCAAGGCCGTCAACGCCGACGGCAGCCCCGTCGAGCTCAAGCTGACCAACGACTCGGCGACCGGCATCGCCATCCAGGCCAGCGTCTCCGGCGGCTCGGTGACCGTCCGGATCTGGGGCACCCGGCACTTCCGCGTCGAGGGCCAGACCGGCGCCCAGGTCCCCGGCGACCCGCCGCCCATCCAGTTCGGCTCCGGTGGGGCGGGCGAGTGCCGTCCGTCGATCGGGACGTCCGGCTTCAGCGTGACCGACACGCGCGTGCTCTACGACCTCGGGAGCGGTACCGAGCTCCGGCGGACGTCGCACACCGCGACCTACGGCCCGCGTCCGACGATCCTCTGTTGA
- a CDS encoding leucine-rich repeat domain-containing protein — MTALDLSGQGLTSVPSVPSGVTHLDLYRNSISEVPRSLWSLTGLRVLNLAANRISSLPPGISALTSLHTLDLGHNRFESLPDELGELAGLTEYLYVSDNRLAKFPEAWCRLGRLRYLGCTDNRLTSLPPDLSGFAALRELRLYRNELTELPESIGTLGALRELHLRGNRLTSLPSSIGLLGELRQLDLRENALTTLPASLAQLSKLDKLDLRWNKQLREPAWLREFEEAGCMVLR, encoded by the coding sequence ATGACGGCACTGGATCTGAGCGGTCAGGGGCTGACGTCAGTGCCCTCGGTGCCGTCCGGGGTCACGCACCTCGACCTGTACCGGAACTCGATTTCGGAGGTGCCCCGGTCGTTGTGGTCGCTGACCGGGCTGCGCGTGCTGAACCTGGCGGCGAACCGGATTTCCTCGCTGCCGCCGGGGATCTCGGCGCTGACGTCGTTGCACACGCTCGACCTGGGGCACAACCGGTTCGAGTCGCTGCCGGACGAGCTGGGCGAGCTGGCCGGGCTCACCGAATACCTGTACGTCAGCGACAACCGGCTGGCGAAGTTCCCGGAAGCCTGGTGCCGGCTGGGCCGCTTGCGGTACCTGGGGTGCACGGACAACCGGCTGACGTCGCTGCCGCCGGACCTCTCGGGGTTCGCCGCGCTGCGGGAACTCCGGTTGTACCGCAACGAACTGACGGAGCTGCCGGAGTCGATCGGCACTCTGGGTGCGTTGCGGGAGCTGCACCTGCGCGGCAACCGGCTGACGTCGCTGCCTTCGTCGATCGGGTTGCTGGGTGAGCTGCGTCAGCTGGATCTGCGGGAGAACGCGTTGACGACGTTGCCGGCGTCGCTCGCTCAGCTGTCCAAACTGGACAAGCTGGATCTGCGGTGGAACAAGCAGCTCCGGGAGCCGGCGTGGCTGCGCGAGTTCGAGGAGGCGGGGTGCATGGTCCTTCGCTGA